From a region of the Vaginimicrobium propionicum genome:
- a CDS encoding head maturation protease, ClpP-related: MKRFWNWLTPQASGPNSDGGERVLRINGVIAEESWLDDEITPAVFASELNAGSGPVTIWLNSPGGDVVAAARIYNMLLDYPGKVTVNIDGIAASAASVIAMAASTVAMSPVSMLMIHNPATLAMGDKTELSRALDMLESVKDSIINAYQLKTGLSRAKLSKLMDAETWMDATAAIELGFADELLTGKRAPTPDKEDEESEEPGEDEPDEDDSGGDDEQGPARKKPPLPPKNKGGVVFSRKAAEQRLVAQLAGQRKDSAPPGSLPSPDTRCSLQPAVSCGRRVVDLYAQLTDQPH, from the coding sequence GTGAAGCGTTTTTGGAACTGGCTAACCCCACAGGCAAGTGGCCCGAACAGTGATGGGGGTGAAAGGGTTTTGCGTATTAACGGGGTTATCGCTGAGGAATCATGGCTAGATGATGAGATAACCCCAGCGGTTTTTGCTTCCGAGTTAAACGCGGGGTCTGGGCCGGTCACTATCTGGCTGAATTCGCCTGGCGGTGACGTAGTGGCAGCTGCTCGTATCTATAACATGCTGCTGGATTATCCCGGTAAAGTCACGGTGAATATTGATGGGATCGCGGCATCGGCGGCATCTGTGATTGCTATGGCGGCGTCCACGGTGGCTATGAGCCCGGTTTCGATGCTCATGATCCATAATCCGGCCACGCTCGCTATGGGTGATAAAACCGAGCTGTCGCGTGCCCTCGACATGCTCGAGAGTGTCAAGGACTCGATTATCAATGCTTACCAGCTCAAGACTGGGTTGAGCAGGGCGAAGTTGTCGAAGTTGATGGATGCCGAGACCTGGATGGACGCAACTGCAGCCATCGAACTTGGGTTCGCCGACGAGCTGCTGACTGGTAAACGAGCACCAACCCCAGACAAAGAGGACGAAGAATCTGAAGAGCCGGGTGAAGACGAGCCGGATGAGGACGATTCCGGCGGGGATGACGAGCAAGGCCCTGCCCGTAAGAAGCCGCCGTTGCCGCCCAAAAACAAGGGTGGTGTGGTGTTTTCCAGAAAGGCCGCGGAACAGCGCCTCGTCGCGCAGTTAGCTGGCCAGCGAAAAGATAGTGCTCCGCCTGGCTCACTGCCATCTCCTGATACCCGTTGTTCTTTGCAGCCCGCTGTCTCTTGTGGTCGGCGGGTTGTTGATTTATACGCCCAACTAACTGATCAACCCCACTAA
- a CDS encoding head-tail adaptor protein, translating to MATLGKISEHIDLIQPVVTKDAAGFATTSDEVIASVRAYMEVRHASGAWVNRAAYTKADLLFRIRAIPGIKITEAMQISSARGRYVIDAVEPIGRYLQILAHRTEAEGAP from the coding sequence GTGGCAACGCTAGGCAAAATAAGCGAGCACATCGACCTGATACAGCCAGTGGTTACTAAAGACGCTGCCGGGTTCGCCACTACTAGTGACGAGGTTATAGCTTCGGTACGCGCATATATGGAAGTGCGGCACGCAAGTGGTGCGTGGGTCAACCGCGCCGCCTACACCAAAGCAGACCTGTTATTTAGGATTCGAGCAATACCCGGCATAAAAATAACCGAGGCGATGCAAATCAGCTCCGCACGTGGCAGGTACGTTATTGATGCTGTTGAACCTATAGGCCGTTACCTCCAGATCCTCGCCCACCGCACCGAAGCAGAAGGAGCACCCTGA
- a CDS encoding HK97-gp10 family putative phage morphogenesis protein — translation MARVQIKLPNDFIDALDSASSLIDNSAEQVLKAGANIVEPRMRSNLSAAIGSNTKQPSRSTGQLAKALGTAPVKVKSRGDYNVKVGFAENRDDGRANALIANVLEHGRSNQPARPFLAPTRSQTRRAAIAAMKQTLAARIQQVKP, via the coding sequence ATGGCTAGAGTACAAATCAAGCTTCCCAACGATTTCATTGACGCACTCGACTCAGCCAGCAGCCTCATTGATAACTCCGCTGAGCAAGTGCTTAAAGCCGGGGCTAATATCGTGGAGCCGCGTATGCGCTCTAACCTTTCTGCAGCAATCGGTTCGAATACCAAACAGCCCTCCCGTTCTACCGGTCAGCTCGCCAAAGCGTTAGGAACCGCGCCAGTAAAAGTCAAAAGCCGTGGAGACTATAACGTTAAAGTTGGTTTCGCCGAGAACCGAGACGATGGTAGAGCTAACGCACTAATCGCTAACGTTCTTGAACACGGGCGCTCCAACCAGCCCGCTAGACCCTTCCTAGCCCCCACGCGTTCACAAACCAGGCGAGCCGCAATAGCCGCAATGAAACAAACCCTAGCCGCGCGAATCCAGCAGGTGAAACCATGA
- a CDS encoding VanZ family protein: protein MREKTRRLTYAVFGIYLLLLLWMVLFKFATSVDDILSMRHARYLNLIPFTDSANLYGSNFFDEIVVNFLIFIPFGLYMRMLLKRRSWLIQLLPPFLASVAFEVVQYVFAIGVSDITDVIMNTAGAATGLVVFALLARFWPEKSEKVINVIGLVLEILFIGFLTFLIIANS from the coding sequence ATGAGAGAGAAAACGCGACGCTTGACCTATGCGGTGTTCGGGATTTATCTGCTCTTGTTGTTGTGGATGGTGCTGTTCAAATTCGCCACCAGCGTTGACGACATACTGAGCATGCGGCATGCGCGCTACTTAAATCTGATCCCATTTACAGATTCTGCGAATCTTTACGGGTCGAACTTCTTTGATGAGATCGTGGTCAACTTCCTTATTTTCATCCCGTTTGGCTTGTACATGAGGATGTTGTTGAAACGGCGCTCATGGTTAATTCAATTGCTCCCACCGTTTTTAGCAAGCGTGGCATTCGAGGTCGTTCAGTACGTTTTCGCTATTGGGGTCAGCGATATCACCGATGTCATAATGAACACTGCTGGAGCCGCTACTGGCTTAGTAGTTTTTGCTCTGCTAGCCAGATTCTGGCCTGAAAAGAGCGAAAAAGTCATTAACGTCATCGGGTTAGTCCTGGAGATCTTGTTCATCGGATTTTTGACTTTCCTGATCATTGCAAACTCTTAA
- a CDS encoding MFS transporter, translating into MCATNERNEKVESKIAGLFPLFLTVLLAYMGQMILNPILAPLSREIGLKEWHIGATISLAAVMFSLTSTRWGRVSLRWGSRRILLIGMLAGILALGGFAMVVWLGFKGLLTGIALIIGVVITRGVLYGGAIASVSPAAQTYVVTHTYNETQRVKGLGVLGAAQGFSSILGALLGGSLAAIGGFMMPLLVMPLVMLLGVAVLLLTFKPTGGEEKVAQPAKVSYFDSRVFVFLACGFLMFTAFSTVATLFGFLLQDVLKLAAGATAGLTALCMSIMGVVMILAQALVAPRLNWGAKKLFRRGLIIVLLGLLLLVYPLNLGLFIVASILTGFGLGLAMPGYNTAPTLQMKPEEQGGLAGLINANNGAAYVVAPIASTALYGLSPWLPMTCCAVLIAAAILLSFYHPEFRK; encoded by the coding sequence ATGTGTGCCACTAATGAACGAAACGAGAAAGTCGAATCAAAAATAGCGGGACTGTTTCCCTTGTTTTTGACGGTTTTACTGGCATATATGGGGCAGATGATTCTTAATCCAATTCTGGCTCCGCTATCGCGCGAAATCGGGTTGAAGGAATGGCACATTGGCGCCACCATTTCGTTAGCAGCCGTAATGTTTTCTCTTACCTCCACCAGGTGGGGACGGGTCTCATTGCGATGGGGATCTCGGCGTATCTTGCTTATTGGCATGCTTGCCGGAATCCTGGCTCTAGGCGGATTCGCTATGGTGGTGTGGCTAGGATTTAAGGGTCTGCTCACCGGCATAGCGTTGATCATAGGAGTAGTCATAACTAGGGGCGTGCTGTACGGCGGTGCCATCGCATCAGTTTCCCCAGCCGCGCAAACCTACGTTGTGACTCATACCTACAATGAGACGCAACGGGTAAAAGGTCTGGGAGTCTTGGGCGCTGCACAAGGATTCTCGTCTATTCTTGGAGCCTTATTGGGTGGCAGCCTTGCAGCCATAGGAGGTTTCATGATGCCCTTGCTGGTGATGCCTTTGGTCATGCTTTTGGGCGTTGCCGTTTTGCTGCTAACATTCAAACCCACAGGTGGCGAAGAAAAAGTCGCTCAACCGGCAAAAGTTTCCTATTTTGATTCAAGAGTATTCGTGTTCCTGGCTTGCGGTTTCCTAATGTTTACTGCTTTTTCTACCGTGGCTACACTTTTCGGCTTTTTACTGCAGGATGTTTTGAAGCTAGCGGCCGGCGCAACAGCAGGGCTCACCGCTTTGTGCATGTCAATAATGGGTGTGGTGATGATACTGGCGCAGGCCTTGGTGGCTCCAAGGTTAAACTGGGGTGCTAAAAAACTCTTTAGAAGAGGATTAATAATCGTTCTTCTCGGGTTACTACTCTTGGTTTATCCACTAAATCTTGGACTGTTCATCGTGGCCAGCATCTTGACAGGCTTTGGTCTAGGCCTGGCGATGCCTGGCTACAACACGGCGCCTACTTTGCAAATGAAGCCCGAAGAGCAAGGTGGGCTGGCCGGGTTGATTAATGCTAACAATGGTGCTGCCTATGTAGTGGCACCGATAGCCTCTACCGCACTTTACGGACTCTCTCCGTGGCTACCAATGACATGTTGCGCAGTCCTGATAGCTGCGGCAATTTTGCTGAGTTTTTACCATCCCGAGTTCCGCAAATAA
- a CDS encoding TetR/AcrR family transcriptional regulator: MGNKDKRVNTGRRAWLTQEKIMYTAMELTRECGLEKWSIRDLAQRLGVVPSVIYHHYQNRDAITASVIGEITSTIELPDEQLEWKDWFISLAENARPVFLEFPGVTDKLMYGHMDAAFIPILEMAYEKLRDAGFSKYIHIAYSIIFNTMLWSITARNLRSPTKQEQRHDLDQMITQLQPLAACSTTLTDIIQGYLIPLANPKNEDRMSQEYFEIIIEVVLAGLEIAILPRENA; encoded by the coding sequence GTGGGAAATAAAGACAAGCGGGTAAACACGGGTAGACGCGCCTGGCTGACGCAGGAAAAGATCATGTACACCGCAATGGAACTGACCCGAGAGTGCGGTCTAGAAAAATGGTCAATTCGCGACCTTGCGCAGCGTCTGGGAGTAGTTCCCTCTGTCATCTACCACCATTACCAAAACCGTGACGCCATTACCGCTTCTGTAATCGGCGAGATCACTAGCACCATCGAGCTACCGGACGAGCAGCTGGAATGGAAAGATTGGTTCATTTCCCTAGCAGAAAATGCCAGGCCCGTCTTTCTTGAATTCCCCGGAGTCACCGACAAACTGATGTATGGACATATGGACGCCGCGTTTATACCAATCTTGGAGATGGCTTACGAAAAACTACGGGACGCTGGTTTTAGCAAGTACATTCACATCGCATACTCAATTATCTTCAACACGATGCTGTGGAGCATTACTGCTCGCAACTTGCGCAGCCCAACCAAGCAGGAACAGCGCCACGACCTAGACCAAATGATTACCCAACTTCAGCCCCTAGCTGCCTGCTCCACAACACTGACCGACATCATCCAGGGCTACTTAATTCCGCTAGCCAACCCGAAAAATGAAGACCGCATGAGTCAGGAATACTTTGAAATCATCATAGAAGTCGTACTCGCCGGTTTAGAGATAGCGATCTTGCCTCGCGAAAACGCCTAA
- a CDS encoding major tail protein: protein MATIGLDKLYYASISEDPTSGEETYAVPKPLAKAISAELSVEVAEAILYADDGASEIVKKFKSGTLTLGVDDLGAEAAAALTGARLDANGVLISTSEDGGAPVAIGFRAARSNGKYQYFWFYRVKFALPGTTLATKADSITFSTPSIEGTILRRNKPDATGKHPWKAEVTEGATGVKAETISSWYRQVYEPAATTSPKPTNN from the coding sequence ATGGCAACTATTGGTTTAGACAAGCTCTACTACGCGAGTATTAGTGAAGATCCCACTAGCGGTGAGGAAACCTATGCCGTTCCTAAACCGCTCGCTAAAGCAATATCTGCAGAATTGTCTGTGGAGGTGGCTGAGGCGATTTTGTATGCCGATGACGGGGCATCCGAGATTGTCAAGAAATTCAAATCTGGAACGCTCACCCTTGGTGTTGATGATCTCGGGGCAGAGGCTGCAGCTGCCTTAACTGGTGCGAGACTGGACGCGAACGGGGTACTTATCAGCACTTCTGAGGATGGTGGCGCACCCGTGGCTATTGGTTTTAGAGCTGCACGCTCTAACGGGAAGTACCAGTATTTTTGGTTTTACCGCGTCAAATTTGCTCTGCCGGGAACCACGCTGGCGACCAAAGCTGATTCGATCACGTTCTCTACCCCGAGTATTGAGGGAACGATCCTGCGGCGTAACAAACCAGACGCTACCGGCAAGCACCCGTGGAAAGCCGAAGTAACCGAAGGAGCCACCGGCGTGAAAGCTGAGACGATCTCCAGCTGGTACAGGCAGGTGTATGAGCCTGCCGCTACAACCAGCCCTAAACCGACAAACAACTAG
- a CDS encoding tape measure protein gives MVNNLKLEAARTPFGMEDLAKATQTLMGFGMSAEESQVRLKQLDDISQGDAGKFESLTLAFAQMSSTGKLTGQDLNQMINAGFNPLEEISRKTGKSIGELKEEMAKGAISADMVADAFASATSEGGRFYGAMDAQSKTFSGQLATLKDGVDNLKGLLAGGLTTALAGTVMPMVNGWVDELTGAFETGGAPAFIDTLGEILKEALEFISSQLPQVVDTGMSILTALLEGIIAVLPSLAGTAVTLIVALVEAIIEALPSLLEAAVQIIATLVAGIGEALPELIPAAVEMLMTMIQGLIDNLPLILDAALQLITGLAEGLIAAIPVLVEALPELIGAIISFVIGAIPQIIEAGIQLLTALVGALPDIITAITGALPLIITAILSAIIQAIPQLINAGVQLLTALIGALPTIINAIVAALPQIISAILSAIGGAIPLLVQAGIQLLTSLIRALPTIIGTVVSAIPRIIYGIVRAVMGGVGQMINAGASLVSGLWQGIQSLAGWLWNRVANWVSSIWNGILGFFGIHSPSKQMAWVGDMLVAGLAGTITSRGHKAADAAATMAKDTMDAMGELTNGVNVPIKVSKDLSLPNADLTPALVTQTSQTEKETKTHGVDVQGVADATAARILKGLDIKVVLSDGTLVGKLAPKIDQQLSRLSRRNNLLAAGV, from the coding sequence CTGGTTAATAACCTCAAGTTGGAAGCGGCTCGTACTCCCTTTGGGATGGAGGATCTAGCCAAGGCCACCCAAACGTTGATGGGGTTCGGCATGAGCGCTGAAGAATCCCAGGTACGCCTCAAACAGTTAGATGATATCAGCCAGGGGGATGCTGGAAAGTTCGAATCCCTCACGTTGGCGTTTGCTCAAATGAGCTCTACTGGCAAGCTGACGGGTCAGGATTTGAACCAGATGATTAACGCGGGGTTCAACCCTTTAGAGGAGATTTCCCGTAAGACCGGTAAAAGTATTGGTGAGCTTAAAGAAGAGATGGCTAAGGGCGCGATCAGTGCGGATATGGTTGCGGATGCGTTTGCTAGTGCCACAAGTGAGGGTGGCCGGTTTTATGGGGCGATGGATGCCCAGTCCAAAACCTTCTCTGGCCAACTAGCTACGCTAAAAGACGGGGTCGATAACCTTAAAGGATTATTGGCTGGAGGTTTGACCACGGCTTTGGCTGGCACGGTGATGCCGATGGTTAATGGTTGGGTCGATGAACTCACCGGCGCGTTCGAGACCGGGGGTGCCCCGGCCTTTATCGACACCCTCGGAGAAATCTTGAAGGAAGCCCTGGAGTTTATTTCTAGCCAGCTCCCGCAAGTGGTGGATACCGGGATGAGTATCCTCACCGCTTTGTTGGAGGGCATTATCGCTGTTCTGCCTTCCTTGGCAGGCACTGCCGTGACGTTGATTGTGGCATTGGTGGAAGCGATTATTGAGGCACTTCCGAGTCTGTTGGAGGCAGCGGTTCAGATTATCGCCACCTTGGTTGCTGGTATCGGCGAGGCTCTACCGGAGCTGATCCCGGCGGCGGTAGAAATGCTGATGACCATGATCCAGGGGCTCATCGATAATTTGCCACTTATTTTGGATGCAGCCCTGCAGTTAATTACTGGTCTTGCTGAGGGTTTGATTGCGGCTATCCCGGTGCTTGTTGAGGCTTTGCCGGAGTTGATTGGTGCGATTATTTCTTTCGTAATCGGGGCGATCCCCCAGATTATCGAAGCTGGTATCCAGCTGTTAACCGCGCTGGTTGGTGCCTTGCCTGACATTATTACCGCTATCACCGGGGCTTTGCCGTTGATTATTACCGCTATCCTTAGCGCGATCATCCAGGCAATCCCCCAGTTGATTAACGCGGGCGTGCAACTGTTGACGGCTCTTATAGGGGCGTTACCAACTATTATTAACGCGATTGTGGCGGCTTTGCCTCAAATCATCTCTGCCATATTGTCTGCTATTGGTGGGGCTATCCCCCTTCTTGTACAAGCTGGCATCCAACTATTAACCAGCCTGATACGGGCTTTACCGACCATTATCGGCACTGTCGTTTCGGCTATCCCGAGGATTATTTACGGCATTGTTCGAGCAGTGATGGGCGGGGTCGGGCAGATGATTAATGCCGGGGCATCCCTGGTTTCTGGGTTATGGCAGGGTATTCAGTCACTAGCGGGCTGGTTGTGGAACCGGGTCGCTAACTGGGTGTCTTCAATCTGGAATGGGATTCTCGGATTTTTCGGTATCCATTCTCCTTCTAAGCAAATGGCGTGGGTTGGTGACATGCTAGTTGCTGGTCTAGCCGGAACAATAACCTCACGAGGCCACAAAGCTGCCGATGCGGCAGCAACCATGGCAAAAGACACCATGGACGCTATGGGCGAGTTAACTAACGGGGTTAACGTACCTATCAAGGTCAGTAAGGATTTGTCATTGCCAAACGCTGATCTGACCCCTGCCCTAGTTACCCAAACATCGCAAACTGAAAAGGAAACTAAAACTCACGGCGTTGATGTTCAAGGGGTAGCAGATGCTACAGCTGCCCGGATTCTTAAGGGTTTGGATATCAAGGTTGTTTTAAGTGATGGGACGCTGGTCGGCAAACTCGCACCCAAAATTGATCAGCAACTATCACGGCTATCTCGGCGTAACAATCTGCTAGCTGCGGGGGTGTAA
- a CDS encoding phage tail spike protein, with product MITIHDRSASDFTASGLAVLDRHVIDPMVTQELNGKFSLTFSYPFDGPAANLLVIENIVAAPVPGINVRQGFRISEVTTSLDGTLEVVAHHVFYDLSANLIADTYVVNKTAKQALDQLLGAANSPHGFSASSSDNSRRSSARIVRTPLSAALLDDSDNSFISRWGGELTFDNWHIHHAPRIGANHGVVIRDRKNLSGYESSLDYTTIVTRILPVGYDGLLLPELYVDSPRISDYITPRIKVIRYGQVKAIKDPDKPREDELPLEQAHARLRALAKSEYALGLVDQPSCAYKISIVDLACAKEYADLREVETLALGDTVTVRHSDLGVALTSRVVAYEYNPLGQEYISIELGSTASKFTDITHTITAARSEAIQAQQAASIALASADGKNTNHYGTTQPVSARLGDVWFKDNGEQVGIWIYKLTDTGQPGWVSLATDLNAAQLAANLQAAKTQIAQANASVEQVQASLKQTQGELVKTSTDTANAKAQAEKALQDATSTQNALEAFKVQVADETKNINASLTMVSDNVNLRVKRAEIITQINLSNETVLIDAAKVHISGQTSIDDAVIGTAMIADAAITNAKIGQLSANKITTGTLAASRIAAGSITSDKLTIANGYIQTVMIRDAAITSAKIAYIDASKITTGLLDANRIAAGSITADKLSANAIQVGLAGWTSSIRINPIQISWYNGSQLEGKIASTGMQFWYGDRYIGEMARRSHKDKPDVQGIVNQLAYKGDYVAWTYQNAAGGNFYTCLTLDPKGRFYDSAGIHLGSDLRTNGHKFYTSANRYVTLQDCALSGRGTHPGWVGPSSLAKVVFHTYDVMIVTNGSFYNMTRLFGRVKDLMSRVNGLIGLLNQGWITSIAGSGSNISWRYFSNTGYSQMSTNLA from the coding sequence ATGATTACGATTCACGATCGTAGCGCTAGCGATTTTACTGCCAGTGGGTTAGCTGTACTAGATCGCCACGTTATCGACCCGATGGTCACTCAGGAACTAAACGGCAAATTTTCCCTAACATTTTCCTACCCCTTTGATGGGCCAGCAGCGAACCTGTTGGTAATAGAAAACATCGTGGCCGCCCCGGTTCCAGGAATAAACGTCCGACAAGGATTTCGTATCAGCGAGGTCACCACCAGCCTTGACGGGACGCTCGAAGTAGTTGCCCATCACGTATTTTATGACCTTTCTGCCAACCTTATCGCTGACACCTATGTGGTAAACAAAACCGCTAAACAAGCCCTAGATCAGCTGCTAGGGGCAGCCAATAGCCCGCACGGTTTTAGCGCTAGCAGTTCAGATAACTCCCGTCGATCCTCTGCCCGCATAGTTAGAACCCCACTCAGCGCGGCTCTGTTAGATGACAGCGACAATTCGTTTATCTCCCGTTGGGGCGGAGAGCTTACTTTCGATAACTGGCACATCCACCACGCGCCCCGCATAGGCGCTAATCATGGCGTGGTTATAAGGGATCGTAAAAACCTGTCCGGATACGAATCGAGCCTGGACTACACCACCATAGTTACCCGGATTTTGCCGGTTGGTTACGACGGTCTGCTCCTGCCTGAACTGTATGTGGACAGCCCTCGCATCAGCGACTATATTACCCCGCGCATCAAGGTAATCCGTTATGGGCAGGTCAAGGCCATCAAAGACCCAGACAAGCCACGTGAGGACGAACTTCCCCTAGAGCAAGCTCACGCGCGGCTGCGCGCCCTAGCCAAAAGCGAGTACGCACTAGGCCTGGTTGATCAGCCATCTTGTGCCTACAAGATTTCAATTGTTGACCTTGCTTGCGCCAAAGAATACGCAGATCTGCGCGAGGTAGAAACCCTAGCCTTGGGTGATACCGTAACCGTACGCCATAGCGACTTAGGCGTGGCGTTAACCTCGCGAGTAGTGGCCTATGAGTACAACCCGCTTGGCCAAGAATATATAAGCATTGAGCTAGGTAGCACCGCCTCTAAATTCACCGACATCACCCACACCATCACCGCTGCCCGCAGCGAGGCTATCCAAGCCCAGCAGGCAGCAAGTATTGCGCTAGCTAGCGCGGATGGGAAAAACACCAACCACTACGGCACCACCCAACCAGTATCAGCTCGGCTTGGGGATGTGTGGTTTAAAGACAACGGTGAGCAAGTAGGAATCTGGATATATAAGCTCACCGATACTGGCCAGCCCGGATGGGTCAGTCTTGCCACCGATTTGAACGCTGCCCAACTCGCGGCGAACCTGCAAGCAGCTAAAACCCAGATCGCGCAAGCAAACGCTAGCGTTGAGCAAGTCCAAGCAAGCCTTAAACAAACCCAAGGCGAGCTAGTAAAAACCAGTACCGATACAGCGAATGCAAAAGCTCAAGCCGAAAAAGCTCTCCAGGATGCTACCAGTACTCAAAATGCTCTAGAAGCGTTCAAAGTGCAGGTAGCGGATGAAACCAAAAACATTAATGCCTCCTTGACGATGGTTTCAGACAACGTGAACCTGAGAGTTAAAAGAGCCGAGATTATTACCCAAATCAATCTGTCGAATGAAACCGTTTTGATTGATGCAGCAAAAGTACACATCAGTGGGCAAACCTCAATAGATGACGCCGTAATCGGTACCGCGATGATTGCCGATGCGGCTATCACTAACGCTAAAATCGGTCAGCTGTCAGCGAATAAAATAACCACCGGTACCCTAGCAGCTAGCAGGATTGCCGCCGGGAGCATCACTAGCGATAAGCTCACGATTGCTAACGGATATATCCAAACAGTGATGATCCGCGACGCTGCTATAACCTCGGCGAAGATTGCTTACATAGATGCCAGCAAGATTACCACTGGTCTGCTTGATGCCAACCGGATTGCTGCAGGTTCCATTACGGCAGATAAGCTTTCCGCTAACGCGATCCAGGTTGGATTGGCGGGGTGGACAAGTAGTATTCGGATCAACCCCATTCAAATCTCTTGGTATAACGGTTCACAGTTGGAAGGGAAAATCGCTAGTACCGGGATGCAGTTTTGGTACGGGGATAGATATATCGGGGAAATGGCTCGGCGTAGCCATAAAGATAAACCTGACGTGCAAGGAATAGTTAACCAGTTAGCCTACAAAGGCGATTATGTTGCTTGGACGTATCAAAACGCTGCTGGTGGTAATTTCTATACCTGCCTGACTTTGGATCCTAAAGGGCGTTTTTATGACAGCGCGGGAATTCATTTAGGTAGTGACCTTAGAACCAACGGCCACAAGTTTTACACCAGTGCGAACAGGTATGTAACTTTGCAGGACTGTGCTCTTTCAGGCAGGGGCACCCATCCAGGCTGGGTCGGGCCGAGCAGCCTTGCCAAAGTAGTATTCCACACCTATGACGTCATGATTGTAACCAACGGTTCGTTTTACAACATGACCCGACTCTTTGGCCGAGTAAAAGACCTGATGAGTAGAGTCAACGGGTTGATCGGACTTCTTAACCAGGGCTGGATCACTTCTATTGCGGGGTCTGGATCCAACATTTCCTGGAGATATTTTTCCAACACGGGCTATAGCCAAATGTCTACCAACCTCGCTTAA
- a CDS encoding DUF1617 family protein — translation MRILLPNNQLAPIADLLSEMSLKPAASRARTKLLHLVREANIRFAADEYDLVCQYALLDNAGKPVIDPGGTFSLANPVKAQEFFTARSELFESVAEVSGPTYTGHLTDLKTLLDNFDNELSGAAAEAFDVLVDATTVALTKEGSNS, via the coding sequence ATGAGAATTCTTCTTCCTAATAACCAACTTGCCCCAATAGCAGACCTACTATCTGAAATGAGTTTGAAACCTGCCGCCTCTAGGGCGCGGACAAAACTTCTTCATTTGGTACGTGAAGCCAATATCCGTTTCGCAGCCGACGAGTACGACCTGGTATGCCAATACGCTCTTCTCGATAACGCAGGTAAGCCCGTCATTGATCCAGGCGGTACTTTCAGCCTCGCTAACCCGGTAAAAGCACAAGAATTCTTCACGGCAAGAAGCGAGCTTTTCGAATCTGTCGCCGAGGTGTCAGGACCTACCTACACAGGTCACCTAACTGACCTGAAAACCTTGCTAGATAATTTTGACAATGAATTATCTGGGGCTGCAGCAGAAGCATTCGATGTGCTTGTTGATGCTACTACCGTGGCGCTCACCAAGGAAGGATCTAATAGTTAA
- a CDS encoding DUF6547 family protein, whose translation MRDIQPVLLSGVSKGAYPFGDIAGIHDALAYINEMMDLEGLELHQDGESYPNDYFESPHYDFISRCDGDEWPE comes from the coding sequence GTGCGAGATATTCAGCCTGTTTTGTTGTCCGGGGTTTCCAAAGGGGCTTACCCCTTTGGAGATATTGCGGGTATCCACGATGCCCTTGCATATATCAATGAGATGATGGATTTGGAGGGGCTGGAGCTTCATCAGGACGGTGAATCCTATCCCAACGACTATTTTGAGAGCCCTCACTATGACTTCATCAGCCGTTGTGACGGAGATGAGTGGCCGGAATAA